The Panicum virgatum strain AP13 chromosome 3N, P.virgatum_v5, whole genome shotgun sequence genome includes the window ctcgcacacccctttgctggacgtacggccccgcgaccggaaccaggataaacccgtgcgttactgtgttgcttcttgcatcaaccatctaggacTAGGGACacacagcatcatcactagttggtgccggaccatcgggtcaggacaccgacaccaGTCCACTAAAGACCCTCATATTCCTTGGAATTTTATTTTGGATagtcgggtcagtcttgctgagtacctTGGCTCAGGGTTTTATTTTTGTGGGTTTTCAAAAGTGCAACAGCCGCCTGCTGAAGAGGATTAACTGAAGAACTAAGTATTTGAAGGTCTCCAAATACTTAGTGTGAGCCATAGTTGTTATGTTAAATTACCGCTTACTAGCTTGTTTGTTTTAAACTCCTAGACTGGTGTAACCTGCACTTAAGTTTGTTTCAAACTACCGGTTTGTAATAATGTGTACCTTTCAGTATTTATGTAAAATGCATGAGTTGTTGATGCTCTCTCGTCATGGAAGCGATCCTTATGTATGGTTGAGATTCAAGTTGTACGTGGATGATTCGGGTCGTCCCGAGGACACTTGACGGACTACCGGATTTAAGCTGTTTTAAGTGCGTTTACAAGAAATGACTATTGTGGCAACAatttagcgcacttaagccagtTTAAGTCGGTCGGTTCCTCCACACACCCGCACCCGCAATAtgtgggtgcgggtgcgggtccaTCCACGGGTGGAATATtgaacccgcacccgcacctgTCGGGTCTAAAATCCGCGGGTACCCACATCCGCGGGTGGAATTGCCATCCCTACCCGAAACCTGGCCTTCCACTTGActaccgcggcggcgcttgaaTCGATCACTAACATTGAAGGCAAGACCGATGCCACTTCGTCTTCTGTCGCGCACTGACACTCGTGCCTTGTGGAGGCGGAACGGACTCACACCTGGCGGTCATGGTGTCGACGCCGGTCGCTAGACGTGAGTCGTGAGACGCCCACAGAGCATAGACGCTCCTAGACGGCTACGGCACTTGGCAAGCTAGACACCATTGCTGTTAGGGCCCATCTTAATATTTCGCATTGGGCCTCCGGTTTGGCCGGGACGCCCCTGTACTCTGCTACTACAGGACATTCTTTTTGAACAAATAACAGGACATGTCGATGGTTCTTCTTGTAGCGAGATATGCATGTGAATTGGTGATGGTACGGTATTGACGGAAGGCTGGGTTTCTTTTCTTCCTTGCACGTGTGTTTGGAGGGGATTGTACGATGAGCGTCCACCAATAATTAGTGGAGAGTGAACATGTGCCGCTGTTTGAGTTACAACTTACAAATGTCGTTCTATCCAGCTTCACACTACTCAATTGCAAACCAACCGTTTACGTGTGTGTGGGTGCATATATTAACGTGCTGATGATTTTTGTAGTTTGTGATAACTATCATAATtcaaagtgtgatgaacaaatGAAGCCAAAATACACGCGGCATCAGAGTTGTTTGCCTCTGCTGAAGAGTTATTGGAGCCATATGAACGGTTTCCAATAAAATCATATATCAAAGAATAATTTATAGGAGTATAAATTCAATATTAGTATATCTCTCTCCTGAATTATAGGTCATTTTGCATTTCTAAGTGCATAGCAGTTATAGCGTATATCTATGTGCATGGCACAAATTATGCATCTACAAATACCAAGACAACTTATAACTTGAAATTATGGGAGTAACATACAATAAGTTCAGAACTACATAAGAAAGtagtcgcaaaaaaaaaactacataaGAAAGTGAAAGAAACAATAATTTGTCCTGATGTTTGAAGTTACATATGTGTACATGCTGCATATATGGCAATACGAGGAAAAGAAGACATGATTGATGTGTCTTATAGCGTTATGCAATGCATCAAAAATTAACATCATGTATCAAAAATGCTCATAGAGATAGAATTTTCGTTCGTATGTTtatagttgtactgtgtaatctaaaaaaaactcTTCATAAATGGAAGGCCTCTAATGATGTTGTAGTAGGTCTCCTAGAGACAGCTAGGGAGATAGATATATTATAATAATCTTCATGGACGCTCCGACGAAACATTAAAAATTACTAGTGCAAAATATCAGTTATTACTATTTGTAACATTAAAGTTATATGTAAAAATGATTGTGTCTTTCCACTCTAAAATAGAAAATTCCCGCCGTAACATTAACACTATGTTTCATAAGACATTCATTATAAAACATGTGGAAATAGTGGTTGTAATATTTATAATTAACCATTGCAATATACGTTGGAgcattcttttttaaaaaaaattccagaCATCAGTATGTAGTATTTCCGTATAACAATTGATTAGACATTTAGTGATTGCGTAATTGAAAAGGCCAAATACTGATTGCAAGGACACCTTGCCTTACATCCCACGTCACTGAGAAGGCCAGGCTCGGGCCTgggcgtttttttatttttatattttttaaaatcgtTTTTTATATagatatattttcggtttcataattttcagatttatacccctaccgtccggctgcggggcggccccctgccgccctcctgccgggcggtaggtaccttaatataaataaaatttatttttaatcgcattttgGCTCCTGGGGAGGCTGcagcccggcagccgggcggcaggtacccgccgcccggtggcggggcggtaggcctaCCCGCCACCCGGCAGGGGGGGCGGCAAGCCCCTCCCGCAAGTTAAACCTTGACCGTCAGTGCGGCAGTGCGacattagatgtggttttaaatattttggatagaaaaaaaaactgttagtaaagtagatgaatatgaaacgtataacttagcaattcatacacatacgcaactgaaaacgaaataggtgatgcatgagaacgaaataagtataacatgacgatatgtccataacaaaaatacacaaacaactagaagcacctcctaaccaccccggccatgtcgacctcttttacgctgtgcgtggacgtggtctgtagggTAGGTGTGTCGgtctggaggccctacgtctctacctggacgtccggtggccactggtgtctggaaggtaggatcggcctgctggttgagtgtagaaaataaccgactccagtCTTCGAAGCtcgcctcaaaggtatcctGTGTGGCCCCTATgcagtagcaattaagatatcttaatcatcgtcttataagtcatatatttgggtacatattcatcatacgtacctgttggtggtgggtacaaaacaggcctgtcgccctcccGCCCTGTCGCCCTCCCTATGGGAGACAATGGtccatttttgaaatttcttggaacaacaatatatttttgaaattttattttttttaaaaaaatataaaaatgaaaaaaaggcggCGAAATGGAAAGAAAAGCAAACCCACACAGCCGCACCCGTCCGATCCACATCCCGCCGAGCCGCGCGCCTACTCCTCCCACTGACCCTCcgaaaagaagagaagaaaaaaaaattcaagccGAAAAAGAGaaatcctcgccgccgtccctcACGGCGACGGCCACCGCGACCCCGACcctgacgacgacggcgcccaCCATGTCGGCGTGCGGCCCCGTCCCCACGCTGCGGCCCGACGAGCGGGCCGACCTCCtctccctgctcgccgccgcggcacgcccgCTCGCCGACGTCGTCTCCGACTTCCTCGCGCGGTTCCCccgcgagcgccgcctccgcgtcgGCGGAGCGCTCTGCTTCCTCCTCGAGGCAAGCTGCAGCCCCGCCCCcgtgcctctctctctctccttcgcTCCTCCCCCCCtcagctcgctcgctcgcttgcTTCGTTTTGTCAGATTGGGCGGGAGGCTTTCGTGGCGGGAAACGGATCGGGGACCAGCTTGAGTTGGCTGGGTTAGGGTTTGCGTTCGGTAGCCAGATTCGGTGGGTTTTGGGCTCGCCAAGGTGGCTTGGAGGCTATTTTAGCTTGGAGGGTTCGGGCGCGAATCGGGATGAGTTATGCTGCTGCGTCCTCGCGATTCCGCTTGCTGATTTGGGTTCAGGCTTCCAATGGACTGGCGGGTTGCGGCCGAGCTGACATTTGTGGGTTTTGGAGGCTACTGGCTCGCCATCTTTCGGTTTTCCTCAGGATGCCTTCTGAATTTTGAATTATTGAGTTTGACCCCGGATCGATCGCTTGACTTGTACATTTAGGACCATTTCTGTGCTCGTTGCTAGTTAGGGCCTTTGGAGTTTCTTTCTGTGCCTTCATGTTGACATTGTTAGCTCCATCAGCTttgtttgcatttgcacttGGTGATAATTTCATACCGAATGGATACTTGATTTTATCTCTTTGCTGCAGCTGCTTTAGTGTCGTTGATGATCTTGAGTCACTGGGGCTTAGGCGTTGGTTAGACGAACTCAAACAAGCACCAGTAACAATGTTTTCTTCATCACATCTGTTTGCTTAATCTGTTACTTGTAGAAATGTCATCAGATCGAAAGAGCATTAAGAACTTGGGTCTAAACTCTTTTTCCACAGTTCCATGTCGGACGAGGATTACTAGCTTTTAGCTAGATCCACTGCGTGTGTGAGAGGACGATTAACACTGCTAGCTTCATAGATCCACTCTCGTTTTGAATTGATTAAATGGACCACCCTATTGATTATTGAACATGCTGCTAATGGTTCATGTGACCTGAAACTAGAATCTGCGCAAGTATTCTTAGCTCTTATAGTCTCTCGTAAAGTAATACTGCCAAATTGGTGGTGCGAGTATGACTAGTATTTCACTTTGATCTACTGTTGGTCTGTTATGGAATGCAAGGAAATGGTTCCATATTTAGAATGCAGCTCAACCTTTTAATTTCTGTAGCATGTATAGTACATGAATTCGAACTTTACACATTTGACAAGAACTTTATTCTTTATTTCCAAGAAACAATGAGCTAGATGAAATTCAAGCTTTGGATTTTGTTATTCAATCGTGCAATGTGAAAAGAGCTttcatccttgatgaagctgGGTCGTGTTCAGTTCTTTTAGGCCCCTTCGTCAAAATTAAGTTGTCTTACTTGATTTGTTCTCATTTTTCAAGGCTCAATGATTTTGTGAGCAACCAATTTTTTTCCCTACAGAACATGTTAAAATTTTCCATTAACCATACTACACTTATGGTAGTAACAAAATTATTTCTAGATGAAAATAAAATGGTGCGATTCTTTATGTATTGATTTTCCACTAAGCGGTGCATGCTGTAGTTGATCTAGTGGGTTGCTACAGTTCTGCAAGTGTTGGGATGTGCTGCAGAACCTTTGATGTACTGACAATTGCCCACTGTCTATGCTGTCCTGTAGCAACAATGCCCTCAAGACTTGTGATTAAATTATTGTGACAATAATAGTTGGTGTTTCCAAAGGCATTATCCTTAATAACAGCACTTTTGCACCTTGCATTTGCAAAATTTTAGGAATATATTATTCACCAACCTTGAGTTCATTTTGGGAATTTGGTTGGTTGTTCTGTTCACTTTGAGATTCTAGATTATATATGTGCTTTCACAGGAACCGTGCTACAAATCTGATATATTACATTGCCCTTTGACTAGGACAAGAAGATGTTCCATCCTACTGGTCGTTTAATTGCATTTGCAATTCTTCATCAGAGCTATTCCCCACAGACAGCGAATCCATACATTCCTATGTTGTTAAATGTAAGCTAATTTCGGCACCTTCTTTTGTCTGTTATTGTGGTTTGGGTTATGATGGAAGAGTTCCaacctttttcatttttatattcaGCATACTTAAACATATACATGTGTAGAAGTGCAATATTCTTCCATATGTTTTATGATGAACTGGACACGAACTATTAGTATTTTGCTTTTTCTCCAACCTGCACGGCACTAGCACCAAACACATATATGAACTGCCAGCATTTGCCATAGTTCCTGATCTGGTATTGAAGTTCACATGTAAGGTCCACATGatggttttattattttatgtTAATCCTCAGATTTTATCACTGGAATCTGATATTGCAGACTTAGAGCATTATTTGATTTGTATGTGTTAGCTAAATCAAACAGCTGGACTGTGGAGCCCTGTATACAATTTCTTTATGAATAGCTGATGCAACTgttttttcatatatatatatatataatcattttTAAATCAACTGGACTGGCCAATGGTATTTCTTGAATTGTAACGGCAATTTCTTAACACCATTAGCGTTTGTTCGCATTTTGATTAGATATTTGTTCCAACCAATCTACCGTAATTTTGATTagcgggcctggtgcagcggtagagcctaccgtctgtaaccggaaggtcccgggttcgagctcCAGCCTctacacatttgtgtgggtaaggcttggggcttaaagacaactcttccccagaccccgcacagtgcgggaagcctacggcactgggtatgcccgtttttttttatttgttccaaCCAATCATATATCACTCAACTACTGTTCATTTGCTGTCACGATGCTGTACAGCTACTTTTTATAGCTTTGATTGAATATCTTTCATAGCTGGATCCTTTCCTCTTGTAACTGGACTTTTAGTGGCGCAGAAACAGAATCGAGTACTTCCTTTCATATGTTAGCATCATGTTGAAAAACTGGATATTGCAACTTGCTTTGCTATTTTTGTATGGCAATTACCTTTGCCTTTGGCTCTATCAGCTAACGGTTGTTCTTATTCTTAGCATATGGTTGCAGCACAGGCCAAGCAACATGATTCAATTGTCCTTGAAATCCATTTATTCCAGTGTCCGAAGACACTAGACTAAACATTTTTTCACGCTTGaagttttaatttcttttgttaaTTATGCACAGGGAGCCTGCGATGAAGCATCGGATAGATCAGAACGGGCATTTGTCCAACAATTATTGACTTCACCTGGTGGAGACAATAATAATGAGGTTTTTTTCTCTTTCGTTGGCTTCTTTATAAACACGAGTAATGCAAAATCTGGTAGGATGTAGGATGACAGTATCATATACATTATATTTCTCCTTTCCTATGATGACATACATCTACTGATTAAGGGTCATTAGTGTTAAAGTATAAGTGAATTGGATGCCTTTCCCTATCAGCTTAGGCTTTTGGGTGCAGCTAGCTTGCATACAGCTCAATAATTAGGCATCTTTACTGTCAAATTTTGTAAGATGCAATCAATAGCTTGGAAGTTGGCTTTTCATTTATCAATTTTGAGAAATGAAACTGCATAGTTGCATATTTCAGCAATGGTTTTTGTTTCAGGTCCTGAATCAGTCAGCTGTAGATTACTTAAATGGGTCTGTTTCAGCATCTCAGGTGGGCTTTTACTTTCGTAAAATGCTATTAAGTTTTGATTAAGTAAAGGAATTGATTGAATGCACCATTCCTGCAATTGTTCATGTACTCATCTTTTTGTATAGGTCTTGTTGCCACGGGAACAACTTGAGAAGCAATATTGCAGTAACGGTGTACAATCTCAGCCTCAGATTAGTAGTTTCAGACCTGCTGCTGTTAGAAGTGTTATACCAGATCCAGATGTGCCTCAAAGTTGTGCAAATTCATCGGAGTATGTAGGCTCATCTACACCCCATCACCTTAATTTATCTTGTGGTGTCTAGACTCTAGACACTAGAGTCCATTGATCTATTCTTCTGTATTGATTTTGTGATCTTATAAGGTCTGCGATATCATTACCTGGAAGCAAACAGAAATCTGCTTCTGATGATAGAGATTCTGCTCTTGCTGGTTTACTCCAAGAAAAATTGGGGGGGAGGTTGGGTCCTCAGTGGATTCGGCCAACACCCCCAAGACTTCCTGTACTAGACGGGGAGGTAAAATACTCAAGTCAAAAGTTGCATCTTCATCGCAGCTTTGTTTCTACATGTAACTTAATTTCTGCTGAACATGCAGCTACAATGGCTGAACCCTGACAATAACCACGAGCTATTATGGGACTATAGCATGTGTGCTGATACGAGTCGAGGGGCTGCTATCCGAGATTTGATTGCAAGAGCCGTAAAAGGTCCACTTGCACCTGCCCAACAGGAGGTTCACTGCTACATTCTAATATTTCTTCCAGATAACAATGGGCGCTTTACTAAATTGTAATGCAACATGTTTAGTTCCTATGATGAtgatttcttctcttttttccttCTGAAGTCTGTAACTTCATTAGCCTCAGTGATGGATAAATTTATTGCACCTAGGCTTTTATTGCACATATTCATTGGTTTTGTAAGATATTTCCAATGGTACATGCCTGATTTGTTCGCAGCTTATTGCAGCAATTCATAATAGAAATGGCCAGGGATCCTAAACTGGTTTATTACTGCGGGATGACTCCACAGAAGCTCCCTGTATGAATACTCCTTAAAAATGTCGAGTTCTCGCATATTTCATGTTATTTGGTCTTAGAAGGCAGAACTATTGTATGGTTTCAGGATCTTGTTGAACACAATCCCCTCATTGCTGTTGAGGTTCTTTCGAAGTTAATTAACTCTCCTGACATTTCAGGGTGTGTCTCTTTTCTTTGTCATATGTTTAATTATCATAATCCGCCTTCTTCCTGTCCTTTATTTGATTAATAACCATTTTTTGTAGTTACTTTGCTGGTCTTGTGCATATGGACATGAGCCTGCATTCTATGGAAGTTGTGAACAGGCTTACTACTGCTGTTGATCTTCCAACGGAGTTTGTCCACGAGTACATCACAAATTGTATCCAGTCATGTCAAAACATTAAGGTTTGTTCTTCTTTTGATTCATTTAATTGAAGTTGATACAAATGACACGGACCCACCTTTTGGTACAGCGTCACACCTTAATTGATGGTTAAATAAATCGAGTTTTAATACTTTGTGAATATTTGATATGTTCCACTGGGGAAACTTAACGTTGACTGCATTCCCCATGGTAATGTGAGGCCTCTACTTCATGTGCTTGTTTATTACAATGCCCATAGGAATAAGTGATTTACTTATACTATTCTGTGAGCAATATCAGTGCTTTTATGATTAGTTTGTCAAATCACTAGTGATGTGTGCGAGATTACAGTTCTGTTATATGTTTTACGTTATTGCAAAATAAATTCCTTGGTGGTTTATGAAATGTGGTGCTTCACTTTAAGCTGTGTTTTGCTTATTGGCTAATCTGGGACTTCTCATTTAATGCTTGGGAAATATTTATCTTGATGATTCTTTTTTATGAGCAGGATAAGTACATGCAAAACAGATTGGTGAGACTAGTTTGTGTTTTCCTGCAGAGCCTTATCCAAAACAAGATTATAAATGGTGAGTATATATATTGTTCACTTGTATGCTTGACAAAATCATGTTTTTGATCTGGGTACTGTTGCTGAAGCGCTGCAATTTCTGCATTCTTGATTCAAAATATTAGCTGTCCAACATTACAAGTTTTGTATCCCTGCTTTCTACCTCGTGTGCAGTATTTCTATCTACACCTTTACTTTAGTTCTTTACAACTGGGTATGCTATTTTTTGTGTGCACTCTTTTGTATGCTGGTTACTTATCTTGCTTTTCATCCCCTTCAGCATTTTGAAAATGCAAATGTTCTTAAACCACCAGTTGGTCTACATGGTTAGAACATGCTAAGCTTTCTTCTTTGATTTGGAAACCTATGGACATGCAACTGTAACACTTCTTTGGCCTCTCTCTTGAATGAATGGCTTGTTTTGGTTTTCATTGCCCCCTCCTTTTGTGTATGTTTTGCCATGCCTATATTATATGTTCGGAAAATTCTGAATAATATGGCTCTATCAGATCTGAAGCTGCTGTTTGACAATAGCCATGAATGTACTAATATAGTTACATTTAGGCTGTTATTCCTAAAATAACCAGTATTGGCATGCAATATGTTATTTATTTCACTTTTTTGAAAGAAGCTGAGTTTAATAGCTGGTCTGCTGCATTTTGTACCTTATCAGCCATCACTAAGTTAATTGCTtagttttccttttattttttccaAATGGGCGAGTCTAATTTTGTGCATGTTTCTTTGAGTGCAGTTCAAGATCTTTTCATTGAGGTACAAGTATTCTGTATTGAATTTTCACGGATAAGGGAAGCAGCTGGTTTATTCCGGTTACTCAAATCTTTGGAGTGAAGGAATTGTATGTTGTTACTTACCTTCTCTGTACAATACTGCATCCTTTTTTTTCCTAATTCTGTACATCTTCATTGCCATGGTTGATTCAATGCCTCAAGGTCATTGAATGCGATCATGTTCTGTACTGAAATTTTCCACGAAACTTTTTTGGGACTTTATGGACTGATAGTTTGATGTGATACAATTGTTCTGATTATTTAAAATTCCTATTGTAAGATAGGCTGGTTGTATCGTCATCGAATGTTTGAACTTTTCTTGTTCTGGATAGTTCTATGGCCACTCTGGGTGTTCAAGATCACTTGGTACATTACACGCATCATTTTCTTGTGGAATCCGTGGCACCCTTACTAATTCCCGAGCATACCTTGAAAGAGTGGCTAAAGAGTATGCGAAGACGAGTCAATCTGTCGGATAACATGTGGTACCAATTGTTGGCCCAAGTTTAGATCAGTCTGTACTTAGCAGGCTCGTTTGTACGGTAACGAATAATACCTGCACGCTCTGTTCAATATTCTGTAATTTCAGTGCAACCAAAACAATCCGCAATCTGTTTTCTTGTAGTCTGTCGGTGTGTTTGCTTGGTGCGCGATGGTTGGATATATATTTTTCAGAATTGGTTTTCCATTCTGTGTACATTACATGACTACACGAGGCCTGTCAGCCTTTCACATCGAACTTGGTTGTGTGTCAATGGGCAAGTGTTGCTTTTGTCAGTTTAAAGCTGTGTACTGGGGATCTGGGATGCAACATATACTTCCCGTCCCAAAAAGAATGTAACTTTTTTTAAATaagttcaaatttgaccaaattttataaaaaaaatgatttatatttatatctctaaataaatttaataagaaaatatattatataattAATCCAATGATACTTATTTTATAGTATAAATGTTgtactattttgtataaatttgtttaaagttGAAATTGTTTAACTCCTGGGAAGTGAGAATTGCATTTTTTTATGGGACGGAGGGATTATAATTGTAGTATTTTCTCTAGAAACACGTTGGAATAACAGCCTTGGAAATTGGAAGAGCAACAAGGCAGGCGAGTTCCTATAGAAAAGGTATCAAGAAATTCTGTGGGTTTAAGAAACGAATCTAGGTGACATGCTTTCCCAGTTTCACTTAAGATGCCATGTCGGTGTATTTGATAAGTTTGTTTGGTTGTACACTAGTACTTGTGAGATGAGATGACAAATGATCTGCTTTTAGATGCCCGTGTAGCTGAATTGAACGGAGATGCctagcagcaggtgtagcaacCACAACTACCGCAAGGCATGTAATGATGAAGCACTAAATCAGCTGCCTACCGCTTGCGA containing:
- the LOC120666635 gene encoding CCR4-NOT transcription complex subunit 11-like isoform X1 is translated as MSACGPVPTLRPDERADLLSLLAAAARPLADVVSDFLARFPRERRLRVGGALCFLLEDKKMFHPTGRLIAFAILHQSYSPQTANPYIPMLLNGACDEASDRSERAFVQQLLTSPGGDNNNEVLNQSAVDYLNGSVSASQVLLPREQLEKQYCSNGVQSQPQISSFRPAAVRSVIPDPDVPQSCANSSESAISLPGSKQKSASDDRDSALAGLLQEKLGGRLGPQWIRPTPPRLPVLDGELQWLNPDNNHELLWDYSMCADTSRGAAIRDLIARAVKGPLAPAQQEVHCYILIFLPDNNGRFTKFLLQQFIIEMARDPKLVYYCGMTPQKLPDLVEHNPLIAVEVLSKLINSPDISGYFAGLVHMDMSLHSMEVVNRLTTAVDLPTEFVHEYITNCIQSCQNIKDKYMQNRLVRLVCVFLQSLIQNKIINVQDLFIEVQVFCIEFSRIREAAGLFRLLKSLE
- the LOC120666635 gene encoding CCR4-NOT transcription complex subunit 11-like isoform X2, coding for MSACGPVPTLRPDERADLLSLLAAAARPLADVVSDFLARFPRERRLRVGGALCFLLEDKKMFHPTGRLIAFAILHQSYSPQTANPYIPMLLNGACDEASDRSERAFVQQLLTSPGGDNNNEVLNQSAVDYLNGSVSASQVLLPREQLEKQYCSNGVQSQPQISSFRPAAVRSVIPDPDVPQSCANSSESAISLPGSKQKSASDDRDSALAGLLQEKLGGRLGPQWIRPTPPRLPVLDGELQWLNPDNNHELLWDYSMCADTSRGAAIRDLIARAVKGPLAPAQQEQFIIEMARDPKLVYYCGMTPQKLPDLVEHNPLIAVEVLSKLINSPDISGYFAGLVHMDMSLHSMEVVNRLTTAVDLPTEFVHEYITNCIQSCQNIKDKYMQNRLVRLVCVFLQSLIQNKIINVQDLFIEVQVFCIEFSRIREAAGLFRLLKSLE
- the LOC120666635 gene encoding CCR4-NOT transcription complex subunit 11-like isoform X4 gives rise to the protein MSACGPVPTLRPDERADLLSLLAAAARPLADVVSDFLARFPRERRLRVGGALCFLLEDKKMFHPTGRLIAFAILHQSYSPQTANPYIPMLLNGACDEASDRSERAFVQQLLTSPGGDNNNEVLNQSAVDYLNGSVSASQVLLPREQLEKQYCSNGVQSQPQISSFRPAAVRSVIPDPDVPQSCANSSESAISLPGSMCADTSRGAAIRDLIARAVKGPLAPAQQEQFIIEMARDPKLVYYCGMTPQKLPDLVEHNPLIAVEVLSKLINSPDISGYFAGLVHMDMSLHSMEVVNRLTTAVDLPTEFVHEYITNCIQSCQNIKDKYMQNRLVRLVCVFLQSLIQNKIINVQDLFIEVQVFCIEFSRIREAAGLFRLLKSLE
- the LOC120666635 gene encoding CCR4-NOT transcription complex subunit 11-like isoform X3, giving the protein MSACGPVPTLRPDERADLLSLLAAAARPLADVVSDFLARFPRERRLRVGGALCFLLEDKKMFHPTGRLIAFAILHQSYSPQTANPYIPMLLNGACDEASDRSERAFVQQLLTSPGGDNNNEVLNQSAVDYLNGSVSASQVLLPREQLEKQYCSNGVQSQPQISSFRPAAVRSVIPDPDVPQSCANSSESAISLPGSMCADTSRGAAIRDLIARAVKGPLAPAQQEVHCYILIFLPDNNGRFTKFLLQQFIIEMARDPKLVYYCGMTPQKLPDLVEHNPLIAVEVLSKLINSPDISGYFAGLVHMDMSLHSMEVVNRLTTAVDLPTEFVHEYITNCIQSCQNIKDKYMQNRLVRLVCVFLQSLIQNKIINVQDLFIEVQVFCIEFSRIREAAGLFRLLKSLE